Genomic DNA from Bacilli bacterium:
GTCGGGTCATCGTGTCCGAGAATATCCAGTTTCAGCAAATTGGAGTCAAACGCGTGATAGTCGAAATGGGTCGTCCGCCACTCCGACGATGTGTCGTCCGCCGGATATTGCACCGGCGTAATATCTTCCACGTCAATATAATCGGGAACGACCACAATGCCGCCGGGATGCTGTCCTGTGCTGCGCTTAACGCCCGTACATCCGTTTGCCAGGCGCACAACTTCGGCACTCCGCCATTTTTTCATGTGCTCCTCTTCGTATTTTTTGACAAAGCCGAATGCGGTTTTTTCCGCCACGGTGCCGATCGTTCCGGCGCGAAAAACGTTTTTTTCGCCAAACAAAACTTTCGTGTATTGATGCGCAATCGGCTGGTATTCGCCGGAAAAATTCAAATCAATATCGGGCACCTTGTCGCCTTTAAAGCCCAGGAACGTCTCAAAGGGAATGTCCTGTCCGTCGCCCTTCATCCTGGTTTTGCAACGCGGGCAATCTTTATCGGGCAAATCAAAGCCGCTCGGCACGCTTCCGTCGGCAAACCATTCGCTAAAGCGGCAATTGCGGCAAACATAATGCGGCGGCAGCGGGTTCACTTCCGAAATGCCCAAAAGCGTGGCGACGAGCGACGAACCAACCGAGCCGCGTGAACCGACCAGATAACCGTCGGCGTTGGATTTTTTGACCAGCCGTTCGGAAATCAGATAATTGGCGGAAAAGCCGTATTTGATAATCGGCGCCAATTCTTTTTCCAGGCGGGCTAAGACAATCTCGGGCAGCGGGTCGCCGTACAATTGGCCGGCGGCTTCATAGCATTTGCTGCGGATTTCCTCGTCGGCGCCGGCGATAATCGGCGAAAACAGGCCGTTATCCGTCGGTCCGCCTTTGGTCGGAAACATCTCGAACGTCTCGAACCGGTCGGCCAATTCGCCGGTTGCCTTTACAACAACTTCATAAGCGGTCTCCTCGCCCAGGAACTTGAATTCCGCCAACATTTCTTCCGTTGTGCGCAAATGCACGTCGGGCTTTCGCTGTTCTTTCAGCGGGTGAAAGCCGGTAATGCCGAAAATGGTAATATCGCGGGCAATTTTGTCGCGCGGGTGCAAATAATGCACGTTTCCGGTGGCAATGACCGGCTTGTCAAGTTTTTTGCCGATTCGCACAATGTTGCGCACCGCCGCTTCCAAGGCGGGTACGCCGGCGACCAAACCTTTGTCCACCAAATGCAGATACAAAGACGGCGGCTGAATCTCCAGCACATCGTAAAATTCCGCCACCGCTTCCGCTTCCTCCGGCGACTTGTTCAGCACCGTTTCGAACAATTCGCCTTTGTCGCAGCCGGAACTGATCAAAAGTCCGTCGCGCATTTGCGCCAAAACACTTTTCGGGATGCACGGAACTTTGCGGAAGTATTCGGTATGCGAAGCGGAAACGAGCTTGTACAAATTTTTCTTGCCGGCGGCGTTCAGCGCGTAAATGCAGCAGTGAAACGGGCGGGCGTTTGTTATGTCTTTGCCGACATAGTCGTTTAACCGTTCGAGATCATGGATGCCTTTGCCCTGCGCCTCCTTGATCAGATGGAACAACACATGCCCCAGCGCCTCGGCGTCGTCGATGGCGCGGTGATGGCTTTTCAATTCCACCTTGAAACGTTCGGCAAGCGTATTCAAACGGTGATTTTTCAACGTCGGCAACAGCAATCGCGCCAATTCGAGCGTATCCAGCACCGCATTGGCAATGGGTGAAAGAGACAATCTGCGGCAATATTCCTGCATGAACCCGATATCGAAACGGGCGTTATGGGCGACAAGCACCGCGTCCCCGACAAACGTTAAAAAATCGGGCACGACGGTCGCGGCGTCGGGAGCGTCCGCCACCATTTCGTCCGTTATGTGCGTTAATTGCGAAATATGGCGGGGAATTTTTTCATGCGGATTGACAAAGCTGGCAAAGCGGTCAATGATTTTGCCCCCCTGCATCTTCACGCCGGCAATTTCGATCAGGTTGCAGGCGGTAACCGACAGCCCGGTCGTTTCCACGTCGAACACGACATACACGGCTTCATCCAACTTGGCCGGGATCGCGTTTAGCACAATCGGCACGGCGTCGTTGACCACATTTGCTTCCAGACCGTACAGCACCTTGATTCCGTATTTCTTCGCCGCCTTATTGGCGTCGGGAAAAGCTTGCACAACGCCGTGGTCGGTGATGGCGATCGCTTTGTGCCCCCATTTCGCCGCCGTTTTGATATATTCGTCGACAGGGGTTACGGCATCCATCGCGCTCATCGTGGTGTGCAAATGAAATTCCACGCGTTTTTCCGCCGCTTCATCCGTTCGCTCCGGCGGCGCGGTTATTTCGTTAATATCGTTAGGAATCATGACCAGCTCCGGCGGCGACAAAAACCGGTCATACTCAATTTTTCCGCGAAGTTTCAACCATTTGCCGTTTTCGATCGCCTCGAGCGCCTTGGCGTCGTCTTTGCTGCGCGGAAAGCATTTGACGGACAGCGAGTCGGTGAAATCGGTCACATGGAATTGAAACAGTTTATTGCCCGAGCGCAATTCTTTTTGTTCAAATCCGAACACGGCGCCCTGGATCGTAATTTTTTTCTCCTCTTCCTGTATGTCCATGAGCGGCACGGCGTCGTCCCGAATGGTTAAGCCCAGCATGACGGCGCGATTGCCGCCGGATGGTTCGCTTTGTTCCGCTTGTTTCGACAACGCGTCGATCGCCGCAGACCGCTCCTCCTGTTCGATCAGTTTGGTAAATTCGGCAATTTGCCCGGCATTCTCCGCGCCCGCGCACAATTCAACGCGGATTTCCCGCGCGAAATATTGCTGATAGAACCGGCGGATGACGGCCGCAATATTTTTTTTCCGCGCAAATTCCACGATATTTTCATCCAGCAGTTCGACCCGCAGCCTGTTGTTCGTACAGTCCAACTTCGCTTTGCCAAGCCAACCGTTGATCGACGGGATTTCCCGCTCGGCCCAGGCAACCATAAGCGGCCAATATTCCATGATAATATCGCCGCTCGCCACTTCCTCGGCATAGGCAATAACAAAAGAAATTTGGGCAATATGCGCAAATTTCTCCTGGATCAGTTTACAAAACGTTATATAGATCTGTTTGGGAATGAGCGTTTCTTTCCGAATGGCCAATGTCCATTTCCGGTTTTGCCTGCTGCATATGACTTTGTCGATATAGCCTTCGGCAAAAAAGGATTGAGCGATATCAGCCGGTATTTCGGCCTGCCGCATGAGCATCTCAAAACGGTTTCGCTTTTCCGCCAAATTGCCCAACCGCACTCTCCTCCGTTCTTTTGCCCATCATGACAATTTGTTGGCCTTACGAGCCCGGCGCAAGGCGAATCAGTACGCCCGCGCGAACACAACCGTATGTTTGGCCGCTTCTTCGCAAACGAGGCACTTGCTCTTATGTTCGCGAACCTCAAACGGAATGTTGCGGCTTGTTGCCCCCGTTTCGATCTTGGCCTGGTGTTCGCACGCCTCCGAGCCGCACCAGCCGGCCAAAAAGAAGCCGCGGTTTTGCTCCAGTTGCCGCTTCATGTCATCCAGCGTATCAACCGCGTAAAAATGGCTTTCCATAAACGCTTTCGCCCGATCATACATGGTCTGCTGAATCCCAGCCAGCATCGTTTGCACTTCTGCAACCAGATTTTCCTGCGCCACGATGCGTTTTTCGCCTGTTGCCCGGGCAACCAGCACGGCTTGTCCTTTTTCCATATCCCGCGGACCCAGCTCCATGCGCAGCGGAATCCCGCGCATCTCATATTCGTTAAATTTCCATCCCGGAGACTGCTCCGGATTGTCATCGATGCGCACGCGCACGCCCGCCTTTCGCAAATCGCCAACCAGTTCGCGCGCCTTCGTTACGACCGGTTCCCACGTTTTGGCCGGGCCGATCGGAATGACCATCACCTGCGTCGGCGCGACTTTGGGCGGCAAGGAAAGCCCTCGGTCGTCGCCGTGCACCATAATGAGCGCGCCGATAAGCCGAGTGCTGACGCCCCAGGAGGTCGTGTACACAAATTGATGCGTATTGTTGCGGTCCAAATATTTGATGTCAAACGCTTGCGCAAAGTTCTGCCCCAAATAGTGCGAAGTGCCGGCTTGCACCGCCCGGCCGTCTTTCATCATCGCTTCGATGGAGTACGTGTCGACCGCTCCGGCAAATTTTTCCGAGGGCGTTTTTTGCCCGACGATGACCGGAATGGCGAGAAATCCTTCGACAAATTCGCGGTACACTTCCAGCATGCGCATCGTTTCCTGCCGCGCGTCTTCTTCCGTTTCGTGCGCCGTATGCCCTTCCTGCCATAAAAATTCGCTGGTGCGCAAAAACGGCAGCGTCCGCTTTTCCCAGCGCACGACGTTGGCCCACTGGTTGATCAATAACGGCAGATCGCGGTAGGAATTAATCCACTTCGCATACATATATCCGATCATGGTTTCGGAAGTGGGCCTGATCGCCAGTTTTTCTTCCAGCTTTTCGCCGCCCGCTTCCGTTACCCATGGCAGCTCGGGATTAAACCCTTCAACGTGCTCTTTTTCCTTTTGAAAAAAGCTTTCCGGTATAAACAGCGGAAAATAGGCGTTCCGATGCCCGGTTTCTTTGAACTTCGCGTTCAGTTCCTGCTGGCACAATTCCCAAAGCTCGTATCCTTCCGGTTTGAAGACGATGCAGCCTTTCACCGGAGAATAATCCATCAAGTCCGCCTTCTTGATCACATCGATGTACCAGCGGGAAAAATCTTCGCTTTGCGGGGTAATTTCTTTGACGAATTGGCGATCTTTCGACATAACAGCCTCCTGCGATTTGCTTATCCTTTAAATAAACGCAAAATATCGTTATAAGTTACGACAATCATCAACAACATCAGCATGGCAAAACCGATAAAATGCACCATGCTCTCTTTCGCCGGATCGATCGGCTTGCCGCGCAAACCTTCCAGTCCGATAAACACAAGTCGGCTGCCATCCAGCGCCGGAAACGGGAGCAGATTAAAGATGCCGAGGTACAAACTCAAAAGCGCCGTCCATTTTACCAACGAGGCAAAGCCCTGGCTGGCGATTTGTCCGGTCACCTGCGCCATCCGCACCATTCCGC
This window encodes:
- a CDS encoding PolC-type DNA polymerase III, with the protein product MGNLAEKRNRFEMLMRQAEIPADIAQSFFAEGYIDKVICSRQNRKWTLAIRKETLIPKQIYITFCKLIQEKFAHIAQISFVIAYAEEVASGDIIMEYWPLMVAWAEREIPSINGWLGKAKLDCTNNRLRVELLDENIVEFARKKNIAAVIRRFYQQYFAREIRVELCAGAENAGQIAEFTKLIEQEERSAAIDALSKQAEQSEPSGGNRAVMLGLTIRDDAVPLMDIQEEEKKITIQGAVFGFEQKELRSGNKLFQFHVTDFTDSLSVKCFPRSKDDAKALEAIENGKWLKLRGKIEYDRFLSPPELVMIPNDINEITAPPERTDEAAEKRVEFHLHTTMSAMDAVTPVDEYIKTAAKWGHKAIAITDHGVVQAFPDANKAAKKYGIKVLYGLEANVVNDAVPIVLNAIPAKLDEAVYVVFDVETTGLSVTACNLIEIAGVKMQGGKIIDRFASFVNPHEKIPRHISQLTHITDEMVADAPDAATVVPDFLTFVGDAVLVAHNARFDIGFMQEYCRRLSLSPIANAVLDTLELARLLLPTLKNHRLNTLAERFKVELKSHHRAIDDAEALGHVLFHLIKEAQGKGIHDLERLNDYVGKDITNARPFHCCIYALNAAGKKNLYKLVSASHTEYFRKVPCIPKSVLAQMRDGLLISSGCDKGELFETVLNKSPEEAEAVAEFYDVLEIQPPSLYLHLVDKGLVAGVPALEAAVRNIVRIGKKLDKPVIATGNVHYLHPRDKIARDITIFGITGFHPLKEQRKPDVHLRTTEEMLAEFKFLGEETAYEVVVKATGELADRFETFEMFPTKGGPTDNGLFSPIIAGADEEIRSKCYEAAGQLYGDPLPEIVLARLEKELAPIIKYGFSANYLISERLVKKSNADGYLVGSRGSVGSSLVATLLGISEVNPLPPHYVCRNCRFSEWFADGSVPSGFDLPDKDCPRCKTRMKGDGQDIPFETFLGFKGDKVPDIDLNFSGEYQPIAHQYTKVLFGEKNVFRAGTIGTVAEKTAFGFVKKYEEEHMKKWRSAEVVRLANGCTGVKRSTGQHPGGIVVVPDYIDVEDITPVQYPADDTSSEWRTTHFDYHAFDSNLLKLDILGHDDPT
- the proS gene encoding proline--tRNA ligase; this encodes MSKDRQFVKEITPQSEDFSRWYIDVIKKADLMDYSPVKGCIVFKPEGYELWELCQQELNAKFKETGHRNAYFPLFIPESFFQKEKEHVEGFNPELPWVTEAGGEKLEEKLAIRPTSETMIGYMYAKWINSYRDLPLLINQWANVVRWEKRTLPFLRTSEFLWQEGHTAHETEEDARQETMRMLEVYREFVEGFLAIPVIVGQKTPSEKFAGAVDTYSIEAMMKDGRAVQAGTSHYLGQNFAQAFDIKYLDRNNTHQFVYTTSWGVSTRLIGALIMVHGDDRGLSLPPKVAPTQVMVIPIGPAKTWEPVVTKARELVGDLRKAGVRVRIDDNPEQSPGWKFNEYEMRGIPLRMELGPRDMEKGQAVLVARATGEKRIVAQENLVAEVQTMLAGIQQTMYDRAKAFMESHFYAVDTLDDMKRQLEQNRGFFLAGWCGSEACEHQAKIETGATSRNIPFEVREHKSKCLVCEEAAKHTVVFARAY